A genomic region of Saccopteryx bilineata isolate mSacBil1 chromosome 1, mSacBil1_pri_phased_curated, whole genome shotgun sequence contains the following coding sequences:
- the RANGAP1 gene encoding ran GTPase-activating protein 1 isoform X2, translating to MASEDIAKLAETLAKTQVAGGQLSFKGKSLKLNTAEDAKDVIKEIEDFDGLEALRLEGNTVGVEAARVIAKSLEKKSELKILAAALTECHRKSSAQGKPLALQVFVAGRNRLENDGATALAEAFGIIGTLEEVHMPQNGINHPGITALAQAFAINPLLRVINLNDNTFTEKGAVAMAKTLKTLRQVEVINFGDCLVRSKGAVAIADAVRGGLPKLKELNLSFCEIKRDAALAVAEAVADKAELEKLDLNGNTLGEEGCEQLQEVLDGFNMAKVLASLSDDEGEDEEDEDEEDEEEEEEEEEEDEEEDEEEEEEEEEEEEPQQEGQGEESSTPSRKILNPNSGEPVPVLSFPPPADISTFLAFPSPEKLLRLGPKSAVLIAQQTDTSDPEKVVSAFLKVSSVFKDEATVRTAVEDAVDALMKKAFSSSSFNSNVFLTRLLIHMGLLKSEDKVKAIANLYGPLMVLNHMVQQDYFPKALVPLLLAFMTKPNGALESCSFARHSLLQTLYKV from the exons CCAAGGATGTGATTAAAGAGATTGAAGACTTTGATGGCTTAGAGGCTTTGCGCCTGGAGGGCAACACAGTGGGCGTGGAAGCAGCCAGGGTCATCGCCAAGTCCTTGGAGAAGAAGTCGGAGTTGAAG ATCCTGGCAGCAGCTCTGACTGAGTGTCACCGAAAATCCAGTGCTCAGGGCAAGCCGCTGGCCCTGCAGGTCTTCGTGGCTGGCAGGAACCGTCTAGAGAATGACGGAGCCACTGCCTTGGCAGAAGCTTTTGGG ATCATTGGGACTCTGGAGGAGGTCCACATGCCACAGAATGGGATCAATCACCCTGGCATCACTGCCCTGGCCCAGGCTTTTGCCATCAACCCCCTGCTGCGGGTCATCAACCTGAATGACAACACCTTCACTGAGAAGGGCGCTGTGGCCATGGCCAAG ACCTTGAAGACCTTGCGGCAGGTGGAAGTAATCAACTTTGGGGACTGCCTGGTGCGCTCCAAGGGTGCTGTGGCCATTGCAGACGCTGTTCGTGGAGGCCTGCCCAAGCTGAAG gaGCTGAACTTGTCATTTTGTGAAATCAAGAGAGATGCTGCCCTGGCTGTAGCTGAGGCCGTGGCAGATAAGGCCGAGCTGGAGAAACTGGACCTCAATG GCAACACCCTGGGAGAAGAAGGCTGTGAGCAGCTCCAGGAGGTGCTGGATGGCTTCAACATGGCCAAGGTGCTGGCATCCCTCAG TGATGATGAGGGTGAAGATGAGGAGGACGAGGATGAGGAGGacgaggaagaagaagaggaggaggaggaggaagatgaagaggaagatgaggaggaggaagaggaagaggaggaggaagaagagccaCAGCAGGAAGGGCAAGGAGAGGAGTCATCCACACCGTCAAGGAAGATTCTGAACCCTAACAGTGGg GAACCAGTTCCCGTGCTGTCCTTCCCGCCTCCCGCAGACATCTCCACCTTCCTGGCTTTCCCTTCTCCAGAGAAGCTGCTGCGCCTAGGGCCCAAGAGTGCTGTGCTGATAGCCCAGCAG ACTGACACATCTGACCCAGAGAAGGTGGTCTCTGCCTTCCTGAAGGTGTCCTCTGTGTTCAAGGATGAAGCCACAGTGAGGACGGCAGTAGAGGATGCAGTAG ATGCCTTGATGAAGAAGGCCTTCAGCTCATCCTCCTTCAACTCGAACGTCTTCCTCACCAGGCTCCTCATCCACATGGGTCTGCTCAAG AGTGAAGACAAGGTCAAGGCCATTGCCAACCTGTACGGCCCTTTGATGGTGCTGAACCACATGGTGCAGCAGGACTACTTCCCCAAGGCCCTTGTTCCCCTGCTACTGGCATTCATGACCAA GCCCAATGGCGCCCTGGAGTCCTGTTCCTTTGCCCGCCACAGTCTGCTGCAGACGCTGTACAAGGTGTAG
- the RANGAP1 gene encoding ran GTPase-activating protein 1 isoform X1, which translates to MASEDIAKLAETLAKTQVAGGQLSFKGKSLKLNTAEDAKDVIKEIEDFDGLEALRLEGNTVGVEAARVIAKSLEKKSELKRCHWSDMFTGRLRSEIPPALISLGEGLITAGAQLVELDLSDNAFGPDGVRGFEALLKSSACFTLHELKLNNCGMGIGGGKILAAALTECHRKSSAQGKPLALQVFVAGRNRLENDGATALAEAFGIIGTLEEVHMPQNGINHPGITALAQAFAINPLLRVINLNDNTFTEKGAVAMAKTLKTLRQVEVINFGDCLVRSKGAVAIADAVRGGLPKLKELNLSFCEIKRDAALAVAEAVADKAELEKLDLNGNTLGEEGCEQLQEVLDGFNMAKVLASLSDDEGEDEEDEDEEDEEEEEEEEEEDEEEDEEEEEEEEEEEEPQQEGQGEESSTPSRKILNPNSGEPVPVLSFPPPADISTFLAFPSPEKLLRLGPKSAVLIAQQTDTSDPEKVVSAFLKVSSVFKDEATVRTAVEDAVDALMKKAFSSSSFNSNVFLTRLLIHMGLLKSEDKVKAIANLYGPLMVLNHMVQQDYFPKALVPLLLAFMTKPNGALESCSFARHSLLQTLYKV; encoded by the exons CCAAGGATGTGATTAAAGAGATTGAAGACTTTGATGGCTTAGAGGCTTTGCGCCTGGAGGGCAACACAGTGGGCGTGGAAGCAGCCAGGGTCATCGCCAAGTCCTTGGAGAAGAAGTCGGAGTTGAAG AGATGCCACTGGAGCGACATGTTCACGGGGCGGCTGCGGTCCGAGATCCCGCCAGCCCTG ATCTCACTAGGGGAGGGACTCATTACAGCTGGGGCCCAGCTGGTGGAGTTGGACCTAAGTGACAATGCATTTGGGCCTGACGGTGTGCGAGGCTTCGAGGCCCTGCTGAAGAGTTCCGCCTGCTTCACCCTGCACGAGCTCAAGCTCAACAACTGTGGTATGGGCATCGGTGGCGGCAAG ATCCTGGCAGCAGCTCTGACTGAGTGTCACCGAAAATCCAGTGCTCAGGGCAAGCCGCTGGCCCTGCAGGTCTTCGTGGCTGGCAGGAACCGTCTAGAGAATGACGGAGCCACTGCCTTGGCAGAAGCTTTTGGG ATCATTGGGACTCTGGAGGAGGTCCACATGCCACAGAATGGGATCAATCACCCTGGCATCACTGCCCTGGCCCAGGCTTTTGCCATCAACCCCCTGCTGCGGGTCATCAACCTGAATGACAACACCTTCACTGAGAAGGGCGCTGTGGCCATGGCCAAG ACCTTGAAGACCTTGCGGCAGGTGGAAGTAATCAACTTTGGGGACTGCCTGGTGCGCTCCAAGGGTGCTGTGGCCATTGCAGACGCTGTTCGTGGAGGCCTGCCCAAGCTGAAG gaGCTGAACTTGTCATTTTGTGAAATCAAGAGAGATGCTGCCCTGGCTGTAGCTGAGGCCGTGGCAGATAAGGCCGAGCTGGAGAAACTGGACCTCAATG GCAACACCCTGGGAGAAGAAGGCTGTGAGCAGCTCCAGGAGGTGCTGGATGGCTTCAACATGGCCAAGGTGCTGGCATCCCTCAG TGATGATGAGGGTGAAGATGAGGAGGACGAGGATGAGGAGGacgaggaagaagaagaggaggaggaggaggaagatgaagaggaagatgaggaggaggaagaggaagaggaggaggaagaagagccaCAGCAGGAAGGGCAAGGAGAGGAGTCATCCACACCGTCAAGGAAGATTCTGAACCCTAACAGTGGg GAACCAGTTCCCGTGCTGTCCTTCCCGCCTCCCGCAGACATCTCCACCTTCCTGGCTTTCCCTTCTCCAGAGAAGCTGCTGCGCCTAGGGCCCAAGAGTGCTGTGCTGATAGCCCAGCAG ACTGACACATCTGACCCAGAGAAGGTGGTCTCTGCCTTCCTGAAGGTGTCCTCTGTGTTCAAGGATGAAGCCACAGTGAGGACGGCAGTAGAGGATGCAGTAG ATGCCTTGATGAAGAAGGCCTTCAGCTCATCCTCCTTCAACTCGAACGTCTTCCTCACCAGGCTCCTCATCCACATGGGTCTGCTCAAG AGTGAAGACAAGGTCAAGGCCATTGCCAACCTGTACGGCCCTTTGATGGTGCTGAACCACATGGTGCAGCAGGACTACTTCCCCAAGGCCCTTGTTCCCCTGCTACTGGCATTCATGACCAA GCCCAATGGCGCCCTGGAGTCCTGTTCCTTTGCCCGCCACAGTCTGCTGCAGACGCTGTACAAGGTGTAG
- the RANGAP1 gene encoding ran GTPase-activating protein 1 isoform X3 yields MFTGRLRSEIPPALISLGEGLITAGAQLVELDLSDNAFGPDGVRGFEALLKSSACFTLHELKLNNCGMGIGGGKILAAALTECHRKSSAQGKPLALQVFVAGRNRLENDGATALAEAFGIIGTLEEVHMPQNGINHPGITALAQAFAINPLLRVINLNDNTFTEKGAVAMAKTLKTLRQVEVINFGDCLVRSKGAVAIADAVRGGLPKLKELNLSFCEIKRDAALAVAEAVADKAELEKLDLNGNTLGEEGCEQLQEVLDGFNMAKVLASLSDDEGEDEEDEDEEDEEEEEEEEEEDEEEDEEEEEEEEEEEEPQQEGQGEESSTPSRKILNPNSGEPVPVLSFPPPADISTFLAFPSPEKLLRLGPKSAVLIAQQTDTSDPEKVVSAFLKVSSVFKDEATVRTAVEDAVDALMKKAFSSSSFNSNVFLTRLLIHMGLLKSEDKVKAIANLYGPLMVLNHMVQQDYFPKALVPLLLAFMTKPNGALESCSFARHSLLQTLYKV; encoded by the exons ATGTTCACGGGGCGGCTGCGGTCCGAGATCCCGCCAGCCCTG ATCTCACTAGGGGAGGGACTCATTACAGCTGGGGCCCAGCTGGTGGAGTTGGACCTAAGTGACAATGCATTTGGGCCTGACGGTGTGCGAGGCTTCGAGGCCCTGCTGAAGAGTTCCGCCTGCTTCACCCTGCACGAGCTCAAGCTCAACAACTGTGGTATGGGCATCGGTGGCGGCAAG ATCCTGGCAGCAGCTCTGACTGAGTGTCACCGAAAATCCAGTGCTCAGGGCAAGCCGCTGGCCCTGCAGGTCTTCGTGGCTGGCAGGAACCGTCTAGAGAATGACGGAGCCACTGCCTTGGCAGAAGCTTTTGGG ATCATTGGGACTCTGGAGGAGGTCCACATGCCACAGAATGGGATCAATCACCCTGGCATCACTGCCCTGGCCCAGGCTTTTGCCATCAACCCCCTGCTGCGGGTCATCAACCTGAATGACAACACCTTCACTGAGAAGGGCGCTGTGGCCATGGCCAAG ACCTTGAAGACCTTGCGGCAGGTGGAAGTAATCAACTTTGGGGACTGCCTGGTGCGCTCCAAGGGTGCTGTGGCCATTGCAGACGCTGTTCGTGGAGGCCTGCCCAAGCTGAAG gaGCTGAACTTGTCATTTTGTGAAATCAAGAGAGATGCTGCCCTGGCTGTAGCTGAGGCCGTGGCAGATAAGGCCGAGCTGGAGAAACTGGACCTCAATG GCAACACCCTGGGAGAAGAAGGCTGTGAGCAGCTCCAGGAGGTGCTGGATGGCTTCAACATGGCCAAGGTGCTGGCATCCCTCAG TGATGATGAGGGTGAAGATGAGGAGGACGAGGATGAGGAGGacgaggaagaagaagaggaggaggaggaggaagatgaagaggaagatgaggaggaggaagaggaagaggaggaggaagaagagccaCAGCAGGAAGGGCAAGGAGAGGAGTCATCCACACCGTCAAGGAAGATTCTGAACCCTAACAGTGGg GAACCAGTTCCCGTGCTGTCCTTCCCGCCTCCCGCAGACATCTCCACCTTCCTGGCTTTCCCTTCTCCAGAGAAGCTGCTGCGCCTAGGGCCCAAGAGTGCTGTGCTGATAGCCCAGCAG ACTGACACATCTGACCCAGAGAAGGTGGTCTCTGCCTTCCTGAAGGTGTCCTCTGTGTTCAAGGATGAAGCCACAGTGAGGACGGCAGTAGAGGATGCAGTAG ATGCCTTGATGAAGAAGGCCTTCAGCTCATCCTCCTTCAACTCGAACGTCTTCCTCACCAGGCTCCTCATCCACATGGGTCTGCTCAAG AGTGAAGACAAGGTCAAGGCCATTGCCAACCTGTACGGCCCTTTGATGGTGCTGAACCACATGGTGCAGCAGGACTACTTCCCCAAGGCCCTTGTTCCCCTGCTACTGGCATTCATGACCAA GCCCAATGGCGCCCTGGAGTCCTGTTCCTTTGCCCGCCACAGTCTGCTGCAGACGCTGTACAAGGTGTAG